The Arthrobacter sp. PM3 genome contains the following window.
CGGCCGCGTTCGCCGTCATCGATGCCATCTGGCTCAAGACGATGAACCCGTTCTACCGCCGCCAGATCGGTGACCTGCTGGCCGACAAGCCCAATCTAGGGTACGCGGTGGTGTTCTACGTGATCTACATTGCAGGGATCGTGTTCTTCGCCTTGGGCCCGGCGCTCGACGGCGGCACCTGGCTCACCGCCGTCGGCTACGGCGCCGCCCTGGGCGTGTTCGGCTACGCCACCTACGATCTGACCAACGCCGCCACGCTCAGGACCTGGCCGTGGCAGCTGATCATCATCGACATCCTGTGGGGCGCCGTTCTGACGGCCCTGGCCACCCTGGCCGGCTGGCTGGTCTTCCACACGAGCTAGGACCCGCCAGGGTCAGGATTGGCGCCGGGTCAGGACTTCCGCAGCGTCAGGA
Protein-coding sequences here:
- a CDS encoding DUF2177 family protein, which produces MVILQFLVVAAAFAVIDAIWLKTMNPFYRRQIGDLLADKPNLGYAVVFYVIYIAGIVFFALGPALDGGTWLTAVGYGAALGVFGYATYDLTNAATLRTWPWQLIIIDILWGAVLTALATLAGWLVFHTS